From one Streptomyces sp. SCSIO 30461 genomic stretch:
- a CDS encoding DUF4192 family protein yields the protein MRETNEPNRPASDDAQGPADDHPVTLRGPAELVDALPYLMGFHPTNSVVMVALHGSPGRFGGRLRVGIPASRDEWPPMADQVAECLVDACRQRKAKPDGIIVFLCRDPSAGQTGREVMEELRPFAQRLRTACGSHDVPVYEALCLSDGRFWSYCCPDVRCCPVEGTVVSMPGTSVMAAAAAYVGIRVRGSLKDLEARLEPLRTSVAAEQGLALDSAASALLAGIAQQGSRERVRAETLRLARTLMERFAAQPSARTSWIEADAHDDKLITHDEAASVVLGLQDRETRDRAAGWMEGPEADHALRLWRALSRRCVGAYGEYGAVPLALAGWVAWSTGDEPAARVALGLSLRADPDYLFARLLHQACNDGLDPEELRRCLREHADPDADDAGEAGPAHTASEAEAGEPGPARSRTSVRKTGRRGEGRGNPATPGAVEGTRRRSAPASREGAERRDRRGVPVRGSRRGSGIEPGGDRERSS from the coding sequence ATGCGAGAAACCAACGAACCGAACCGGCCCGCGTCCGACGACGCTCAGGGCCCTGCCGACGATCATCCCGTCACCCTGCGGGGGCCCGCCGAGCTTGTCGACGCCCTCCCGTATCTGATGGGTTTTCACCCGACGAACTCCGTGGTCATGGTGGCGCTGCACGGCAGCCCCGGACGCTTCGGGGGGAGGCTCAGAGTGGGGATCCCCGCCTCTCGGGACGAGTGGCCGCCGATGGCGGATCAGGTTGCCGAATGCCTGGTCGACGCGTGTCGGCAGCGCAAGGCGAAGCCGGACGGCATCATCGTCTTCCTCTGCCGGGACCCGTCGGCAGGGCAGACGGGCCGTGAGGTGATGGAGGAGCTCCGGCCGTTCGCGCAGCGGCTGCGGACCGCCTGCGGTTCGCACGACGTGCCGGTGTACGAGGCCCTGTGCCTCTCCGACGGCCGTTTCTGGTCCTACTGCTGCCCCGACGTCCGCTGCTGTCCGGTGGAGGGGACGGTCGTGTCGATGCCGGGCACGTCCGTGATGGCCGCGGCCGCCGCCTATGTGGGCATCCGGGTGAGAGGCTCGCTGAAGGACCTGGAGGCGCGGCTCGAACCGCTGCGGACATCCGTGGCGGCCGAGCAGGGACTGGCTCTGGACAGTGCCGCATCGGCGCTGCTGGCCGGAATCGCTCAGCAAGGATCCAGGGAGCGGGTCCGCGCGGAGACCCTGCGGCTGGCAAGGACACTGATGGAGCGGTTTGCGGCTCAGCCCTCCGCGCGGACCTCATGGATCGAAGCCGACGCACACGACGACAAGCTGATCACGCACGATGAGGCCGCTTCGGTGGTACTCGGGCTCCAGGACCGGGAGACCCGTGACAGGGCCGCCGGCTGGATGGAAGGGCCGGAGGCCGACCACGCCCTGCGTCTGTGGCGGGCGCTCTCCCGCCGCTGCGTCGGAGCGTACGGGGAGTATGGCGCGGTGCCGCTGGCCTTGGCGGGCTGGGTGGCGTGGTCGACCGGCGACGAACCCGCGGCGAGGGTCGCGCTCGGTCTCTCGCTGCGCGCGGATCCGGACTATCTCTTCGCCCGGCTGCTCCACCAGGCGTGCAACGACGGACTGGATCCGGAAGAGCTGCGCCGTTGTCTGCGCGAGCACGCGGATCCGGATGCGGACGACGCGGGGGAGGCGGGGCCCGCGCACACGGCCTCGGAGGCTGAGGCAGGTGAGCCGGGGCCCGCGCGATCGAGGACCTCGGTGCGGAAGACCGGGCGGAGGGGAGAAGGCCGCGGGAATCCCGCGACACCTGGTGCGGTCGAGGGGACTCGGCGGCGCTCCGCACCTGCCTCTCGGGAGGGGGCTGAGCGCCGTGACCGGAGAGGCGTTCCCGTCCGAGGCAGTCGGAGGGGCTCCGGTATCGAACCCGGTGGCGACCGAGAGCGGAGCTCTTGA
- a CDS encoding NUDIX domain-containing protein, protein MPPYDPSAFPPFAVTVDLVVLTVRRHALCALVVRRGESPFQGRWALPGGFVRADEDLSAAAARELVEETGLCVHDPGSPDAGNGAHLEQLATYGDPKRDPRMRVVSVAHLALSPDLPAPRAGGDANSARWAPVETLLNPEDGGRGDEPSAQLAFDHDRILADGVERARSKIEYSSLATAFCPPEFTVGELRRVYEAVWGVALDPRNFHRKVTGTPGFLVPAGGTTTRQGGRPAQLFRAGGATLLNPPMLRPEV, encoded by the coding sequence ATGCCACCCTACGACCCGTCGGCTTTCCCGCCGTTTGCCGTCACCGTCGACCTGGTCGTGCTCACCGTACGCCGCCATGCCCTCTGCGCACTGGTGGTGCGCCGCGGAGAGTCGCCGTTCCAGGGGCGCTGGGCGCTGCCCGGAGGGTTCGTACGGGCCGATGAGGACCTCTCTGCCGCAGCCGCGCGGGAGCTCGTCGAGGAGACCGGGCTGTGTGTCCACGATCCCGGTTCGCCGGACGCGGGCAATGGCGCGCACCTCGAGCAACTGGCCACCTACGGAGACCCGAAGCGCGACCCCCGCATGAGGGTGGTGAGCGTGGCCCATCTCGCGCTGTCACCGGATCTCCCCGCGCCCCGGGCGGGCGGTGACGCGAACAGCGCGCGCTGGGCGCCCGTCGAGACGTTGCTGAACCCGGAGGACGGCGGACGCGGGGACGAGCCCTCCGCCCAGCTGGCCTTCGACCACGATCGGATCCTCGCGGACGGTGTCGAGCGGGCCAGGTCCAAGATCGAGTACTCCTCGCTGGCCACGGCGTTCTGCCCGCCCGAGTTCACGGTGGGTGAGCTGCGGCGCGTGTACGAGGCGGTGTGGGGAGTCGCGCTGGATCCACGGAACTTCCACCGCAAGGTGACGGGCACTCCGGGCTTCCTGGTCCCTGCCGGCGGGACCACGACCCGTCAGGGCGGGCGTCCCGCGCAGTTGTTCCGGGCAGGCGGGGCGACTCTGCTGAACCCGCCCATGCTGCGGCCCGAGGTTTGA